In the Palaeococcus pacificus DY20341 genome, one interval contains:
- a CDS encoding PadR family transcriptional regulator has translation MFGNGKRRAIKKLKKELRAGTYSFIILSLLKDKPMHGYGIRKAFSELSEGRIVPSEGTLYDLLKSLEKYKLVESFWAEVGGRARKYYKITSLGEEVLSELKEEVSFIGEILERLGEGYE, from the coding sequence TTGTTTGGTAACGGGAAGAGGAGAGCCATTAAAAAGCTCAAAAAAGAGCTCAGGGCAGGTACTTACTCATTTATTATTTTATCCCTCCTCAAGGATAAGCCTATGCACGGTTATGGGATAAGAAAGGCCTTCAGCGAGCTCAGCGAAGGAAGAATAGTGCCGAGTGAGGGCACTCTCTATGACCTGCTCAAAAGTCTCGAAAAGTACAAGCTGGTCGAGAGCTTTTGGGCCGAAGTTGGGGGGAGGGCGAGGAAGTACTATAAAATAACCTCCCTAGGAGAGGAGGTCCTGAGTGAACTCAAGGAAGAGGTTTCGTTTATTGGTGAAATTCTAGAGAGGCTCGGTGAGGGATATGAATGA
- a CDS encoding DUF1648 domain-containing protein, with protein MNEVQILGITMFLAGLLSYGFRNKKEFRRGLRVGFRIPYTLASQEAWRAGNTFVGIGFMALGVLVIFLSFSLSENQAVLIATFGGFVIIALGAYVSKIALERETFKPAEGEIKPLKEFNVKPWLFSGALIMIIYLLIALYYYPKLPEVIAIHFTSSGAPDSFGSKLPFVLIVPLTIMSFFLGLIYLAKEPFKRAYISIYSKNPEQTRKWTLNLLLAGMFVQFIAYTDIIWFSLNGAHLLSISSLTTLSLLFIAIPSAMILLSLFRPPA; from the coding sequence ATGAATGAGGTTCAAATCTTAGGAATAACAATGTTTTTAGCTGGGCTGCTCAGCTACGGCTTCAGAAATAAGAAGGAGTTCAGGAGGGGGCTTAGAGTTGGGTTTAGAATTCCTTACACCTTAGCATCTCAGGAGGCCTGGAGAGCGGGGAACACCTTCGTGGGAATAGGATTTATGGCATTAGGTGTGCTCGTGATCTTCTTGAGCTTTTCACTGAGTGAGAATCAAGCTGTGCTTATAGCCACATTTGGAGGTTTTGTCATAATAGCCCTCGGTGCCTACGTCTCAAAGATAGCCCTTGAGAGAGAAACGTTTAAGCCTGCTGAAGGTGAGATAAAGCCTTTAAAAGAATTTAACGTCAAACCTTGGCTCTTCAGCGGTGCACTTATCATGATAATTTACTTACTCATCGCCCTCTATTACTACCCCAAGCTCCCCGAAGTGATAGCGATCCACTTCACCTCTTCCGGAGCCCCGGACAGCTTCGGCTCAAAGCTCCCTTTTGTCCTAATAGTTCCACTCACAATCATGTCCTTCTTTTTAGGCCTGATTTACCTAGCAAAAGAACCATTCAAGAGAGCGTACATCTCAATCTACTCAAAAAATCCAGAACAAACAAGGAAGTGGACTTTGAATCTACTCCTCGCAGGAATGTTTGTCCAGTTTATTGCATACACCGACATAATCTGGTTCAGCCTCAACGGAGCACATTTGCTTTCCATTAGCTCTCTCACCACGCTCTCATTACTGTTCATCGCTATTCCCTCTGCGATGATTCTCCTCTCACTGTTTCGCCCTCCAGCTTAG
- a CDS encoding SdpI family protein — MEGIEIINIMFNIFIALLMLTAGLLTYLFRDKPNYAIGVRIGYTFASKEAWRKTNTFAGKAFMALGALMLILSPFVDMMQNTIIMLAGIIVIFYKGYKIAKETYELEEFKIEAPEIIPQNIPELNVRPYLFGEFAILSIYFLFLALSYDKMPQNIASHFDFYGNPNGFMEKSITSLVAFPLVISALIIGITYLSKKPLFVQFTPKFNPKAGKIFVELMFFTELLIISAWAYIIAYNAYNIHSGAIISGISFGAIIIILVEMFRLLLAIGES, encoded by the coding sequence ATGGAAGGAATCGAAATCATAAACATCATGTTTAATATTTTCATAGCGCTCCTGATGCTCACAGCCGGCCTTTTAACATATCTCTTCCGGGATAAGCCAAACTATGCGATAGGAGTTAGAATAGGCTACACATTTGCCTCAAAAGAAGCCTGGCGCAAAACCAACACTTTTGCTGGAAAAGCATTTATGGCTCTTGGAGCGCTCATGCTCATCCTGAGCCCCTTTGTTGATATGATGCAGAACACGATAATAATGCTCGCAGGGATAATTGTAATCTTCTACAAAGGCTACAAGATAGCAAAAGAGACGTATGAACTCGAAGAGTTTAAAATTGAAGCGCCAGAAATCATCCCCCAAAACATCCCCGAGCTGAATGTAAGGCCATATCTCTTCGGAGAGTTTGCCATCTTAAGTATTTACTTCCTCTTTCTTGCCCTCAGCTACGACAAAATGCCCCAGAACATAGCGTCCCACTTTGATTTCTACGGAAACCCCAATGGCTTCATGGAGAAAAGCATAACCTCCCTCGTGGCATTTCCGCTGGTCATCTCCGCTCTGATAATAGGAATAACGTACCTATCAAAAAAGCCCCTATTTGTGCAGTTCACGCCGAAATTCAACCCAAAGGCAGGCAAAATTTTCGTTGAGCTCATGTTTTTCACGGAGCTCCTTATAATCTCAGCATGGGCCTACATAATAGCCTACAACGCTTATAACATCCACAGCGGAGCCATCATAAGTGGGATAAGCTTTGGAGCAATCATAATAATATTGGTTGAGATGTTTAGGCTTTTACTGGCGATTGGAGAGAGTTGA
- a CDS encoding nitrilase — protein sequence MKVGFIQMEPKLLDLNANLSKAERFIKEAAKKEAKLIVLPELFDTGYNFESKEEVEEIAQQIPDGETTLFLMEQAREHELFIVAGTAEKDEKGKLYNSAVIVGPIGSSYIGKYRKIHLFYREKLFFEPGNLGFHVFNIGIAKVGVMICFDWFFPEAMRTLALKGADIVAHPANLVMPYAPRAMPIRSLENRVFSITANRIGEERGLRFIGMSQINSPKAEILLRASEDKEEVGIVEINVEEARNKMLNEFNDIFKDRKRQYYEL from the coding sequence ATGAAAGTAGGATTCATTCAGATGGAACCAAAGCTTTTGGACTTAAATGCGAACTTGAGCAAGGCCGAGCGCTTCATCAAGGAAGCTGCAAAAAAAGAAGCCAAGCTCATCGTTCTTCCGGAACTCTTTGATACAGGTTACAATTTTGAGAGCAAGGAAGAAGTTGAAGAGATAGCTCAGCAGATACCCGATGGTGAAACAACACTCTTTTTGATGGAGCAGGCGAGGGAGCACGAGCTTTTCATTGTGGCTGGGACAGCTGAAAAAGACGAGAAAGGAAAGCTCTATAATTCGGCTGTGATTGTAGGCCCAATAGGTTCCAGTTACATAGGAAAATATCGTAAAATACACCTCTTCTACAGGGAAAAGCTCTTCTTTGAGCCGGGCAATTTGGGCTTTCATGTCTTCAACATAGGTATAGCAAAGGTTGGAGTAATGATATGCTTCGACTGGTTTTTCCCGGAGGCTATGAGGACTCTGGCTTTGAAAGGCGCTGATATAGTTGCCCATCCCGCTAACCTCGTCATGCCCTACGCACCAAGGGCAATGCCAATTAGAAGCTTGGAGAACAGAGTCTTCTCAATAACGGCCAACAGGATTGGCGAGGAGAGAGGGCTTCGCTTTATAGGGATGAGCCAAATTAACTCACCTAAAGCGGAGATTCTCCTTAGGGCCAGTGAGGACAAAGAAGAGGTTGGTATCGTTGAGATAAACGTGGAGGAAGCGAGAAATAAGATGCTCAATGAGTTTAATGACATCTTTAAGGATAGGAAGAGGCAGTATTACGAACTCTAA
- a CDS encoding metallophosphoesterase, which translates to MEHFKTFERLSLELDTSKGKTLILADLHIAFELSRGLRVRTYFEKSLVEFIKSRNPDLVILLGDVKEPLSLKPFTKKLLLEFFSELEEFKILITKGNHDGNIEKLEEEFRNIEVENYFLIDDTLFIHGHQNLPKIDFERAILGHIHPAVSVKIGSIVKKTKCFIRVDKFLILPTVNPYIEGFDVREGIKMIPFLKKAKKGKAFLPDWTYLGEVMF; encoded by the coding sequence ATGGAGCATTTCAAAACCTTTGAAAGGCTTTCTTTAGAACTGGACACCTCCAAAGGGAAGACGCTTATTTTAGCAGACTTGCATATTGCTTTTGAGCTTTCAAGGGGTTTGAGAGTTAGAACGTATTTTGAGAAAAGCTTAGTGGAGTTTATAAAGTCAAGGAATCCTGATCTAGTGATTTTGCTCGGTGATGTTAAGGAACCCTTAAGTCTAAAACCATTCACAAAGAAGCTTCTCCTAGAGTTCTTCAGCGAGCTGGAGGAATTTAAAATCCTGATAACCAAAGGAAACCACGACGGCAACATTGAAAAGCTCGAGGAGGAATTCAGAAACATTGAGGTCGAGAACTACTTCCTCATTGATGACACCCTTTTCATCCACGGTCATCAAAATCTTCCAAAAATAGATTTTGAGCGGGCCATTTTAGGTCATATACACCCAGCGGTAAGCGTTAAAATCGGGAGCATCGTTAAAAAGACAAAGTGCTTCATTAGGGTGGATAAATTTTTGATTCTCCCCACAGTAAATCCCTACATAGAAGGCTTTGATGTTAGGGAAGGCATAAAGATGATACCTTTCTTGAAGAAGGCTAAGAAAGGAAAAGCTTTCCTTCCTGACTGGACATACTTGGGGGAAGTAATGTTTTAA
- a CDS encoding transcriptional regulator, whose protein sequence is MHEKLESLLRSLGVKKSEIRIYKLLLEKNIPLRIKEIQREVGLSERSVRAHVLNLYRRGFLKRKLIEEGWLGYTYTAVSPQELLERLKENVVKKINEIERELKETDEVKGP, encoded by the coding sequence ATGCACGAAAAGCTCGAAAGCCTGTTGCGCTCACTTGGGGTCAAAAAAAGCGAGATAAGGATTTACAAACTGCTTTTGGAGAAAAATATTCCCTTAAGAATAAAAGAAATACAGAGGGAAGTGGGGTTAAGCGAGAGGAGCGTTAGGGCACATGTTCTAAACCTCTACCGCAGAGGATTCCTAAAGAGGAAGCTCATTGAAGAAGGCTGGCTCGGCTACACTTACACAGCGGTGTCTCCCCAAGAACTCCTCGAAAGGTTAAAAGAAAACGTTGTGAAGAAAATCAACGAAATTGAGAGAGAGCTAAAGGAAACTGACGAAGTTAAGGGCCCCTAA
- a CDS encoding DUF4910 domain-containing protein, producing MERFLKEAEVFSSDRVLQNIADITKFHRIQGSKELFEAANYVLEDLRIWGIEAELLEDVYDGERWHLTLKSPIAWDLIHGEIEIGERKATTEKTPLVVMAHSPSGEAEGEVVLIEREEDWEKAKDRIVLVGEEWRENYEKANKSGAKGFIIYRKGTGKAFPYVGLFLAKEDLEWAKIPAVAISEEWANEVIAKLKKGESVEARLKVVSEIREKQVLPMVYAKVGKPPYILFTAHLCHPKPGANDNASGSAALLELARALSKLYDESFRFGFAFLWIPEYHGTQAFIESFAELEHYYVVINLDMVGGREGVVMLIRTPLSRFSVIEGIMEYYLDLANSRGKSFGGSSLPKVPLKSYPYEMGSDHDVFSFFGIPSVMPITWPDSFYHSSEDSIEKLSKETLEIIGKAVLATALALAKASKEELQRFAKAYAMKYLGELGLTNELDVAEKLVMKGLARDGHFLGVDIGHEFESNPWLQWKQKGILSPRDIMRIDKAQGKEMRELLKERPLMALLHELLMLGELLPKDDAFKALEEEYGKFKRESLEKALEILGALNFVSFL from the coding sequence ATGGAGCGCTTTTTGAAGGAAGCCGAAGTTTTTAGCTCGGATAGAGTATTGCAGAACATTGCGGATATAACAAAATTCCACCGAATTCAGGGTTCAAAAGAGCTTTTTGAGGCAGCCAACTATGTTCTAGAGGATCTGAGGATTTGGGGGATTGAAGCAGAGCTTTTAGAGGATGTCTATGATGGGGAAAGGTGGCACTTAACTCTAAAATCTCCCATAGCTTGGGATTTAATCCATGGTGAAATCGAAATCGGAGAGAGAAAAGCAACCACAGAAAAAACGCCCCTTGTAGTGATGGCGCACTCTCCGAGCGGCGAAGCTGAGGGAGAAGTAGTTCTAATCGAAAGAGAAGAAGATTGGGAGAAAGCCAAGGACAGGATCGTTCTAGTGGGAGAAGAATGGAGAGAGAACTACGAAAAAGCTAACAAGAGCGGTGCTAAAGGCTTCATAATCTACCGCAAAGGCACTGGAAAGGCTTTCCCCTACGTTGGACTCTTCTTGGCAAAGGAAGATTTGGAGTGGGCAAAAATTCCTGCGGTTGCGATAAGTGAGGAGTGGGCCAATGAAGTCATCGCCAAGCTCAAGAAGGGTGAAAGCGTTGAGGCCAGGCTCAAAGTAGTGAGCGAGATTAGAGAGAAGCAAGTGCTCCCTATGGTCTATGCTAAAGTGGGCAAACCGCCGTATATTCTCTTCACTGCTCACCTGTGCCATCCCAAGCCCGGAGCAAACGACAATGCGAGCGGGAGTGCAGCGCTTTTGGAGCTCGCGAGAGCACTCTCTAAATTATACGACGAATCATTCCGCTTCGGCTTTGCCTTCCTCTGGATTCCTGAGTATCATGGCACACAAGCCTTCATAGAGAGCTTTGCTGAGCTCGAGCATTACTATGTGGTAATAAACCTCGACATGGTGGGAGGACGGGAAGGAGTTGTCATGCTAATAAGAACGCCTCTTTCGAGGTTTTCAGTAATAGAGGGCATCATGGAATACTATTTGGACTTGGCCAACTCTAGAGGAAAGAGTTTTGGCGGCAGCTCTCTTCCAAAGGTGCCCCTTAAGAGCTATCCCTATGAGATGGGGAGTGACCACGACGTGTTCAGCTTCTTTGGGATTCCTTCGGTAATGCCCATAACTTGGCCCGACAGTTTTTATCACTCAAGTGAGGACTCAATAGAAAAGCTGAGCAAAGAAACACTCGAAATAATTGGAAAAGCTGTTTTGGCGACGGCTTTGGCCTTGGCAAAAGCCAGCAAAGAAGAGCTCCAACGCTTTGCGAAGGCATATGCCATGAAGTATCTCGGTGAGCTGGGCCTAACTAATGAGCTGGATGTGGCGGAAAAGCTCGTCATGAAGGGACTTGCTAGGGATGGACATTTTTTGGGTGTTGATATTGGTCATGAGTTTGAGTCCAACCCTTGGCTCCAGTGGAAACAAAAGGGTATACTATCCCCTAGGGACATCATGAGAATTGATAAAGCACAGGGAAAGGAGATGAGGGAGCTTTTAAAGGAGCGTCCATTGATGGCTTTGCTCCATGAACTCTTGATGTTAGGGGAGCTTTTGCCTAAGGATGATGCTTTTAAAGCCTTGGAAGAAGAATACGGCAAGTTTAAAAGAGAAAGTCTTGAGAAAGCTCTGGAGATTTTAGGGGCCCTTAACTTCGTCAGTTTCCTTTAG
- a CDS encoding polysaccharide deacetylase family protein produces the protein MMQKFAYHFHGYQPGDIIYIHDGTGWDPIKYSERLSPVSLKIRDVDVEGRNWTRAVIKAYDYVDDTLGALKKGAVSVDIEPFTLYMVLRYKPRIYGEIIELLENHVEAVPTTPFHPIMPHISKFAQEVLARVSFDFYKPFIKDKEVVGYWLPENVIARDSAKIISDSTDKKLLFLVDERQFRELHLFQAKFSCNTFKANGKLCYIFGRDHQLSDAFAFNTLDVEGLIRAVAEGRIDVFKESQNIPYLVYLASDLEALVSNPQQLDRFMTWLKGLEDKGVELINAAEFVRKKLSGGFKCLEGECTEKFELHVKDYSSWSDYFDLSLDGTTSDTRWLGVRREDNKVIHRFYRGKKYSQLWKLAFTKVFKELNRSIRYAVFDLIKRNDSSATLDSLKEFLVRYARIFFREHYEYFEIDTSVEYVTEPIKDVDPAISLKLGRIYYLALLGNHSCPRFWEHIDTRVTFGNVVAISKALAELIDLYLEEGIEERAHYLFLEYMKLLAFPQLYYDYEFFRLEGLEGWESTEEAWFASLKSLVPNSRYNVVTRAALYVAQKDFPRDIVSALEALYDFSQAVPDTGHIPGEFHGDWANKEWCEHKGKE, from the coding sequence ATGATGCAGAAGTTCGCTTATCACTTTCATGGCTACCAGCCGGGAGATATAATTTATATCCATGATGGCACGGGATGGGATCCTATAAAGTATTCGGAGCGCTTAAGTCCTGTCTCACTGAAGATTAGGGATGTTGATGTTGAAGGTAGGAATTGGACTAGGGCGGTCATAAAAGCCTACGATTACGTGGATGACACTTTGGGTGCCCTTAAGAAAGGGGCGGTAAGTGTTGATATCGAACCTTTTACGCTTTACATGGTCTTGAGATATAAACCGAGAATTTACGGAGAAATTATCGAACTCTTGGAGAATCACGTCGAAGCTGTCCCTACTACCCCCTTTCACCCAATAATGCCCCATATAAGCAAGTTTGCTCAAGAAGTTCTCGCGAGAGTGTCTTTTGACTTCTACAAACCTTTCATTAAAGATAAGGAGGTTGTTGGTTACTGGCTTCCTGAAAATGTCATAGCCAGAGATAGTGCTAAAATAATAAGCGACTCCACTGATAAGAAACTCCTCTTTCTCGTGGATGAGCGGCAGTTCAGGGAGCTTCACCTTTTTCAGGCTAAGTTTTCATGCAACACATTCAAAGCCAATGGTAAGCTCTGCTACATCTTTGGGAGAGACCACCAGCTTAGTGATGCCTTTGCATTCAACACGCTTGATGTTGAGGGCTTAATTAGGGCTGTTGCAGAGGGGAGGATAGACGTTTTCAAAGAATCCCAGAACATTCCTTATCTCGTTTACTTAGCGAGTGATTTGGAGGCCTTGGTCAGCAACCCCCAGCAGCTCGACAGGTTCATGACTTGGTTGAAGGGATTGGAGGATAAGGGCGTTGAGCTCATAAACGCGGCCGAATTCGTTAGGAAAAAGCTCAGCGGTGGGTTTAAGTGTCTCGAAGGGGAGTGCACAGAGAAGTTTGAGCTCCACGTGAAAGACTACTCGAGCTGGAGCGACTACTTTGATTTGAGCTTAGATGGGACAACGAGTGATACACGCTGGCTAGGCGTCCGGAGGGAAGATAATAAGGTGATACACCGCTTTTACAGGGGTAAAAAGTACTCCCAGCTTTGGAAGTTAGCCTTCACAAAGGTGTTTAAAGAGCTGAACAGGAGCATAAGATACGCGGTCTTTGATTTGATAAAGCGCAATGATTCAAGCGCTACGCTCGATTCATTAAAGGAGTTTCTTGTTAGGTATGCTAGGATATTCTTTAGGGAGCACTATGAGTATTTTGAGATTGATACGAGCGTTGAATATGTCACGGAGCCAATCAAAGATGTTGATCCGGCTATAAGTCTCAAGCTTGGAAGAATTTACTACTTAGCTTTGCTCGGCAACCACTCATGCCCGAGATTTTGGGAGCACATAGATACGAGAGTCACATTCGGCAATGTCGTTGCCATAAGCAAGGCACTCGCCGAGCTTATAGACCTTTACCTTGAGGAGGGCATTGAGGAGAGAGCTCACTATCTATTCCTCGAGTACATGAAGTTGCTCGCTTTTCCACAGCTCTACTATGATTACGAGTTCTTCCGCTTAGAGGGCTTGGAAGGATGGGAATCTACGGAGGAAGCTTGGTTTGCTTCACTGAAAAGCCTCGTCCCCAACTCGCGCTACAATGTCGTTACGAGAGCGGCTTTATATGTGGCCCAGAAGGACTTCCCAAGAGACATAGTATCAGCGTTAGAGGCTCTCTACGACTTCAGCCAAGCTGTCCCTGACACGGGACATATTCCGGGAGAGTTTCATGGAGACTGGGCGAACAAAGAGTGGTGCGAGCACAAAGGGAAGGAGTGA
- a CDS encoding RAD55 family ATPase encodes MYIGEILKTLDRVSTGVPGLDELIGGGLIPGRVYLISGPPGSGKTTIGVQFLVAGARNNEKGLYISLVDDPKVIIQDMMKYDLNILPYAKSGKIVFYDIGYHLLRIEQKLTWRELFVKIKDVVSAERPKRVVIDSFTSIEQLVADPENKRREIGNFIRSLEELDVTTLVISEMLSSDNYTDEYYLASGVIVLHHFMRNYTMIRALQILKMRGTPHDSNIKRVRFSKEGIRVYNEAPF; translated from the coding sequence ATGTACATTGGAGAAATACTAAAAACCTTAGATCGTGTTTCAACTGGGGTTCCGGGGTTAGATGAGCTGATTGGTGGGGGTTTAATCCCGGGGAGGGTCTACCTTATAAGTGGGCCTCCTGGGAGTGGTAAAACTACAATTGGAGTTCAGTTTCTTGTAGCAGGTGCTAGGAATAATGAAAAAGGCCTTTACATTTCTCTCGTTGATGATCCTAAAGTTATAATTCAAGACATGATGAAATATGATCTCAACATCCTACCTTACGCAAAATCTGGGAAGATTGTTTTCTATGATATTGGCTACCACCTCCTAAGAATAGAACAAAAATTGACATGGAGAGAGCTTTTCGTGAAGATTAAAGATGTAGTCTCAGCAGAAAGGCCAAAAAGAGTGGTAATAGATTCATTCACTTCAATAGAACAGCTTGTTGCGGATCCCGAAAACAAGAGAAGAGAGATTGGCAACTTTATAAGGTCTCTTGAAGAGTTAGATGTTACCACGTTAGTAATATCTGAAATGCTGAGCTCAGATAATTATACTGATGAATATTATTTGGCCAGCGGTGTCATAGTTTTGCATCACTTTATGAGAAACTATACGATGATAAGAGCGCTTCAGATATTAAAAATGCGTGGCACACCTCATGACAGTAATATAAAGAGAGTTAGGTTCTCAAAAGAAGGCATTAGGGTTTACAATGAGGCGCCGTTCTGA